GGCCAAATGACGGAATTGCTCACCAGGTGTGTCAATCTGTGTGATCCGAATTACTACAATGTTATTGCCGCTGCATCTTTTATTTGCAAGTTTTTAGGAGAACTACTGAATCTAGAATGCAGGTCGTTGAAGATGTGATTTTGGAGTGAAAACTCAAAAAAGAGAATGCCTTCCTTCTTGACCTTTGCAGAAAACTGTAGTATCTGTTCTTGCAGGACTATGCTCTTGGATCAGGAGTACTCAGTGCTTATTGTTCTGCTCGATGGAAAACATGAAGTTTGGCCCTTGTGGTGTTTCCGTGGTGAAAATTACTGCGCTTTATCTCTATGATGATATTAACATTTCGAAAAGTCTAACGCCCAcgcgtgtgggcgtttgcatctcgcccacacgcgtggatccgcgtccATTTGTTagcgcacgaatcttggcatgtttctagtgccacgtaggactgggctggtgtgtgggcattcacccggtcgcccacacggccgtttcaccacacgggaggggctggtgtgtgggcgttcagcagttcgcccacacgccactttccactcacgcacaagggctggtgtgtgggcatttgccatctcgcccacacaccCGTCTCATCTCCCACACCCAAGTTGgcacttgccatgtgttttgcagtgtacatggcaactgccctagtgtgctttataagcaggtggcaactctctcttttttttttacccgaacatgtcagttgccatgtatttttgcagggtacacggcaactgccctagtgtgcttgtaagcagatggcaactctctcttttttacccgaacatgttgttttgccatgtctttttgtagCACTACACGGCAagtgcctagtgttagtaggtggcaactcctaaggttttcaaatcatggcaactgtagtaaaccagaccatacatggcaactgcctagtggtaaaccagaccatacatggcaactgcctagtggtaaaccagaccatacatggcaacagccgCAGTTGCCCAAAAATGGCATCTGGAACTTTTGACattagatggcaactgcagttgagcaaccatggcaactgtagttgtccgacatggcaaccgtagttcagcgacatggcaactgcagttaaacgaacatggacaaGGGTCtgaaccatggcaactgcgggcgcgcggtgactgtcacgcggggcgtgcgggaccacgaggtacgaggcctgacgtacggggcgtgtgggcgttatctatttcgcccacatgCACGCGTGTAAGAGGAACCGGGAGGGAAAAAAAGaggtgtgtgggcattacttgttttgcccacacgtaggtgtgtgggctgttcctcttatacaccacacaaaatgtgtgggcagactccctaacgcccacacgtgtggcacttatcggtGTCCTAACATTTTGTACATATGCTTCTAGTACATTGCTTCATGCATTACTTTGGACTCCGTTGATTACACATAATCAACAGTGGTACATTTGGTACCTGGATTGTGGAGCGTGTGGATTCTACCCATATGTTTTGTGGCGGACTTGGTGCTTAAGCTGTTTCTAAGCAGTCTACAGATTCTTCCTTTTATATGTTCAGGTATGGAGATGTGGAGGAAGTTTGGCTTGATGGTGCAAAGGGCGACGACACGTACATGGATTACATGTTTGATGCCTGGTTTGCGCTTATCCATCAGCTCCAGCGAAGGGTGGTCATCTTCTCAGATGCTGGACCAGATACTAGATGGGTAGGAGACGAGGCGGGGATTGCGGGCCGTACTTGCTGGTCTCCTTTCAACAAGACCGTCGTGACAATTGGGCACATCATTCCTGAGTAAGTGATTTAGTCCTGCTTAATTGGAAAAGGTGCGATAACTATTGTTAATTAGTGTAAAGCCCACGCTTTAGTgtggttattattatatattttAGGTAGTCTATTTTAAAACATTTACATATAAAATTTGTAGTCTGTTAAGGATAGAGTTGCAAAGTATAAATATTGTATTGCTAAAAAAGTATAAACATCCTTGAAATGCATAAATAAAtttaaatgttactccctccgtaaagaaatataagagcatttagatcactaaagtagtgacctaaacactcttatatttctttacagaggaagtacatTTTAGCATATAGTTTTCTAGTACAATTAAGGCTCAATGGTCGCATTTTTTGGGAAGTTATAAATTGAATTTTGTAATGTGTTAATCTATAAATTAttgttctttttattcttttacAGTATGTCTTTTCATGTAAAGAAGTATTTTCACCAAGAGACATGTCTTTCCACGATGAGACACCTTTTACTACCAAGATCTAATGAACTGTTCTTTTCAGGGTACATGGCTTAACGTGGATTCCACATTaggagttactccctccgttccaaatagatgactcaactttgtactaactctattttggaacggagggagtggttTAGAATAAAGAAGGATTATATACAATTATATTGTATTTAGTTGTATATAAAAATTTAGAGTGTTTGGTCAAAAATCATACCCTGCATTAGATCTTATCTCCCAGCTTACAATCACAGAGGTTATGTCACGTACTTCTGTTGAGATCCTAGCATGGATGAGACCTTTAGCCATAGGTAGACTTGGAATTTCAATAGCTTTTCTTGTGTGGATTCCTGTTTCTTGACAAACTGCCGAAATGCCTTAGTTGTAGAAAAATTAAGGTATGTATAATCTTCCCATTTAGCAGGAGACAAATATAATTAACATAACCGTGCTTCCATTTTTTTCTCTGTTTCGCATGAGGAAAAAATTAGTGCTGTAGTGCAATTATTGATTTGGAAGACAGCTGATGCTGCATAGCTTTACTGGAAGATGCATGAGAACGGACCGTTAAACTTTCATTCCCAGTACAGTACTACATTTGTACCGATACTTCCAACTACTGTAATGATAGCATATCTTGAGGAACTATTGTCCTTCCAAAGTACTACCTAACTATAACCTCTAAACAGACAGCTAATGATAATACTTGATCTAAATAAATACTGCAGCTATCTTCACTTTGAAGGTAAGCTTCATTCATGGCATCGGGCGGTTGAAAGTACTTAATTAGGGTAATATTATTTAGCAGAATTTGGTGATGGATGTGTGGACCAAAAAATACCCACTACAGTGCCTCCTTTAGTAGAAAACACAATCAAGACAGCATGTTTTGGGATGTGATTTACGTACTGGGTTGCCTCAGAATGAAATGAGCTATAAGAATGGCTACAAACTATGAAATTATTTTATTCATATTCAGATTCCAAAGTTAAAATCCCTTGTTAAACCAAAAATTGGACTAGTGCACTTGATTCCTTTACTATGTGTAGCAACGACAACCATGAAAATGATTGGCATGAAATAACCTGTAGTTGGTTCATATACTTTTAGACTATGCCTCTATGGCGTATTGGCATTGACATCTCATCTCATAATGGTACAACCTGCAGTGTTCTGATTTTGAGGGATGTTTACTGAAAGAGGAGTTCGCTTGTCATTGACAAGCATATTGCTTTTAAGAAACCATTAGTCTACTGACTGGCATGCCAACTTTATTGCCAGATACTCACAAAGTGGGGATCAATTTGGTGAAGAATGGGTTCCTGCAGAATGTGATGTTTCCATCAGGCCAGGGTGGTTCTGGCATGCCTCAGAGAAACCAAAAAGTGCTGTAACCCTGCTTGACATATACTACAAATCAGTTGGTAGAAATTGTCTCCTCATATTGAATGTTCCTCCCAATTCATCCGGGCTTATTTCCGATGAAGATATGCAAGTCCTTCAGGAATTCACCGAGATCCGACGGACGATCTTCTCTCACAACTTTGCTGCCAATGCGACTGGCACAGCAAGCAGTGTGCGTGGTGGGTTGGAGAACCTGCAGTTTGCGCCCTCCAACACCCTCCGAGATAGCATATACTCCTACTGGGCACCACAGGAAGGGCAGACAAGCTGGGAAATGCTCTTCGACCTCGGGCGATCCACTTCCTTCAACTTGCTCCAGCTCCAGGAGCCTATCCAGATGGGACAGCGTGTGATCGAGTTCCATGTGGATGTCCTACTGGGTGGACTGTGGCAAACAATTCTTGAAGGCACGACAATTGGGTACAAGAGGCTGCTCCGGTTCCCCGCCGTCGACGCCCGGTACCTGAAGCTATATGTCGACAGTGCACGCGCAGACCCACTGATTGCATTCGTTGGTGTTTTCATGGATCCCTTCTCGGATGCATATGGGTTAGACCATGAGAAGCCATCCCATACTAATAGCAGTGAAGTCATAATGTTAAGGAGAGGCCACGCTGCTGGCAACAGGAGTACTGCTACGATGTAAGCCCGAGCGCAGTTTGTGAAGTGCCACTTGAGATTTCCCAGTGTCATGTTTCATCATCATCTGGCCTTGTTTTGGGATCAACTTGGTGTTCGTGTATATCTTACGATTCGATTGAAGACGAAGCGCATGGTGTTCGACGGTAAAGCGGTATGTGTGCACATATTTTCCGTCAGTATGGATTGTTCCTTGAAGCATTCTGAAGTACAGTAACAAATTTAGTTTCTGCAACCAAGCATGGTTGATCATCCTTTGTACTTTCCCAGGCCAGTTCTTGTTCTGAAAAATTCGCTGAAGAATGGTGTGATCAGAAACCTTGTACACTGTTCTTGAATAATGTGATTTTTATTTTGAATGCACTGAATAATGTGATGAGGAACTCTGCTTTCGGTGAAGCTATTGTCAATTTCCGTATCACTGCGTCTCTGAAGATGATAATTCACAAACCGCCCTGCTTTACGTATCCTACACTCGAAAGCGTAAATTGGCTGCTTTGCCGTCTTCCACCTCACAGATGCACATAGCCGCCCATGGCTCGGCCTCGCACGGCCCCCGTGTAAACCCCAGATTTATCGAGCAGGCGGAGCcgctctcgccgccgccggcgacaaTGTCCGACCAGCAGCCGCCCAGCACcctcctccccctcgcctcccttcccccaaaccctaaccctaccccGCCCCCCGTACCCGCCCCCACCCTTGCCCTCCACATCCCCGCCTTCCCCAGCCCCAGCAAGCGCAAGCGCACCGGGTTCCGCCGCAAAGtcccctccgccgcctcccctgcTCCTCACCCGCCAGTTCCCCCCTCCGCCGCGGACGACATCATCGTGATCAACCGGGAGCCGACAGCGGAGGCCGTCACCGCGCTCACCGCCGGGTTTCCCGCGGATTCCCTCACCGACGAGGAGATCGAGGCGGGGGTGGTCTCCGACGTGGGCGGCATCGAGCAGGTCAACTACATCCTCATCCGCAACCACCTCCTCACCAGGTGGCGCGAGACCTTCAACTCATGGCTCGCCAAGGAGTCCTTTGCCTCGCTCATCCCGCCCCACTGCGAGCACCTCCTCACCTCCGCCTACAACTTCCTCGTCTCCCACGGCCACGTCAACTTCGGCGTCGCCCCCGCCATCAAGGAGCGCCTCCCCAAGGAGCCCACCAGGCCCAACACTGTCATCGTTGTCGGCGCTGGCCTTGCTGGGCTTGCCGCGGCACGGCACTTGCTGGCGTCCGGCTTTAAAGTGATTGTATTGGAGGGGCGCAAGCGGTGCGGTGGCCGCGTGTACACGAAGAAGATGGAAGGTGGTGGGCACTCAGCTGCTGCTGACCTCGGTGGCAGCGTGCTTACCGGCACATTTGGGAACCCACTCGGTGTTGTGGCTAAGCAGCTCGGCTTGCCG
This region of Triticum aestivum cultivar Chinese Spring chromosome 2D, IWGSC CS RefSeq v2.1, whole genome shotgun sequence genomic DNA includes:
- the LOC123054188 gene encoding putative alpha-L-fucosidase 1 translates to MSTTIALLLVHLHLLLCGHGAAAVAATATPPPLPVLPVPSYAQLQWQLSEMALFIHFGPNTFTDSEWGSGHADPAVFAPSALDAGQWARVAAEGGFGRVVLTAKHHDGFCLWPSALTDYSVAASPWRGGAGDVVGELSAAARAEGIGLGLYLSPWDRHEPVYGDTVAYNEHYMGQMTELLTRYGDVEEVWLDGAKGDDTYMDYMFDAWFALIHQLQRRVVIFSDAGPDTRWVGDEAGIAGRTCWSPFNKTVVTIGHIIPEYSQSGDQFGEEWVPAECDVSIRPGWFWHASEKPKSAVTLLDIYYKSVGRNCLLILNVPPNSSGLISDEDMQVLQEFTEIRRTIFSHNFAANATGTASSVRGGLENLQFAPSNTLRDSIYSYWAPQEGQTSWEMLFDLGRSTSFNLLQLQEPIQMGQRVIEFHVDVLLGGLWQTILEGTTIGYKRLLRFPAVDARYLKLYVDSARADPLIAFVGVFMDPFSDAYGLDHEKPSHTNSSEVIMLRRGHAAGNRSTATM